The following proteins are co-located in the Oenanthe melanoleuca isolate GR-GAL-2019-014 chromosome 4, OMel1.0, whole genome shotgun sequence genome:
- the CASP3 gene encoding caspase-3: protein MTDIGDGPHLGQDLTDAKSIPGFKGKNLPASKSMDSGILPDYSYRMDYPEMGECVIINNKNFHRHTGMSPRSGTDADAMSVREVFMKLGYKIKINNDLSCGDIFKLLKNVSEEDHSKRSSFVCVLLSHGDEGLIYGTDGPLELKALTSLFRGDRCRSLAGKPKLFFIQACRGTELDSGIETDSGPEESMCQKIPVEADFLYAYSTAPGYYSWRNSAEGSWFIQSLCKMLKEHAKNLELMQILTRVNRRVAEYESCSTRQDFNAKKQIPCIVSMLTKEFYFPS from the exons ATGACTGACATAGGAGATGGACCACATCTGGGGCAAGATCTGACAGATGCAAAATCTATTCCAGGTTTTAAAGG AAAGAACCTACCTGCCAGCAAGTCTATGGACTCCGGAATTCTGCCAGACTACAGTTACAGAATGGATTATCCAGAGATGGGGGAGTGTGTAATAATAAACAATAAGAACTTCCACAGACATACTG GGATGTCACCCCGTTCAGGTACAGATGCAGATGCTATGAGTGTCAGAGAAGTTTTTATGAAGTTGGGATATAAAATAAAGATCAACAATGATCTTTCATGTGGGGACATttttaaactattaaaaaaCG tttctgAAGAAGATCACAGCAAGAGAAGCAGTTTTGTTTGCGTGTTGCTAAGCCACGGCGATGAAGGATTGATCTATGGTACAGATGGGCCTCTTGAACTGAAAGCACTAACAAGCCTGTTCAGAGGTGACAGGTGCAGAAGTTTAGCAGGAAAACCCAAGCTCTTTTTCATTCAG GCTTGTAGAGGGACAGAATTAGATTCTGGTATTGAGACAGACAGTGGACCAGAAGAATCAATGTGTCAGAAAATACCTGTAGAGGCAGATTTCCTGTATGCCTATTCTACAGCTCCAG GCTATTACTCCTGGAGGAATTCAGCTGAAGGCTCATGGTTTATTCAGTCACTGtgtaaaatgctgaaagaaCATGCAAAGAATCTTGAACTCATGCAGATTTTAACTCGTGTCAATCGCAGAGTGGCAGAGTATGAGTCCTGCTCAACTCGACAGGATTTTAATGCAAAGAAACAGATTCCATGTATTGTCTCTATGCTCACCAAAGAATTCTATTTCCCTTCCTAA